Below is a genomic region from Salmo salar chromosome ssa11, Ssal_v3.1, whole genome shotgun sequence.
CCAATATATCATTTTGAACTCTAGATGTATCATGTTCCTTTCCTTTTTAGCAAACAGTTATCTTTTTAATTCCAATAGATAGTGCACATTCATCTACGTTGCAGTTCCAGTCACATTTAATCTAATCTCTCGTAGTACAGGTTTACGATATACTATATATGATACTCATTCCATAAAGTCTCTCATAGATATATGTTCATATATAGgatgatctctctctttctattgtgtgtatatattatgTCGTATATAGTCCTGCCTCTGTGGTTACAGTTCCTGTGAGCTGATGACGTGGAACAGTGTGACGTTGTACAGAACCTGGTGTCCGTTGTTCCAGGCGTAGAGCGCACGGTCCCGAGGGTTGTAGTCAAGCATGGAGATATGGGAGTACTTGTTCTGGAAGGCGATGTCTATGTACTCGTACGTGGAGGAGTTAGTGCTGTAGGCGTAGTACACCTTGGTCCCTCCAGAGTAACCGTTGGTAACATAGAGAGTACCACAGATCATGAAGGCTTCGCCGGCGCTCCTCTTAGGGTGGTTGGTGGTCCAGCTCTTGATGATCTGCAGCGTGCTGGGATTCAGCTTGCTGATCACGATGTTCCCTGCATTCTGATTGGTGGCgtagacggcccacagcccgccCTCGTCCACCATGAGGTCGATGTCGGAGTGGCCGCCCCAGGCGTAGTGATACATGTTGTTGTAGCCGGCATTGTCCAGCTGCCGGGACTTGCTGATGGTGGAGGTTTTGAAGTCGAACTTGATGATGACGTGGCTCTGGAACTTGTTGAAGTAGATGGAGCCATTGTAGACCACCTGACCTGTACCGGACCATGGGTGGGGGAGGCGGTGAGACGTGAAGTTGTCCGTCGTCATGAAGTCCGCCATGGACTTGTACTCCCGCACAAAGCGGTTGTTGTGGTAACCATCCATGTACCACACCTAACAGACAGAACAAATGAGAAGGAAGAACAGAGGAAACATTAACACAGAGTCAGAAGCAACTTTATAACACAAAAAAGATAAAACACACCCTGCAGTCCTTTTAAAACCCTCATATCAAACTCCTCAGTGCACCATTATGTAGAAGGGAGCCATATAAACGTGTGGCTCACAGAAAGCCTCATTAAATCGGAGCCTCAGCTCAGAGCGGAAGCGGGAAGCAGTGTTCCTGCCTCCTGATGGAGCAGACCAAGACGACATTGTGAATACAAACAGTCAGGAATGACAGGCAGCTGCAGGCGGCGTCAGGCCGGGATCGGGAATGAGCCTCTCGGGAATAATGCGGATCATTCCGGATAAAATGCTCATCTCAGCTGCATTCTCCCTATGGCTCttagagaagaaagaaagaaagaaagaaagaaagaaagaaagaaagaaagaaagaagaaagagagaaagaaagaaagaaagaaagaaagaaagaaagaaagaaagaaagaaagaaagaaagaaagaaagaaagagaggaccTCTCTGTTGTGATCAATCACATCTAATCTGTCTTCCTGGTACTATTAGAACACATTACACGTGGTCTCACAGATGTAAACGATACCTAGCACATATTTTCCGGTCCCACTTAGCTACTTTATCTTGCCTTACTGtgtcacacactctcacaccacCTTGCCACTCACAAGCAGTACATTCTAAAATTACTGGAAAGTTTGTGGAATTTTTCAACCCTACTTGCAGGCCTGATACAGCCTATAGACTATGAGTTTCTGGCCAATGTATAGAGCCTTATGATACATGTAAGGATTCAATAATAATGATAACATTAGCCTAGAAACTCACTTAGTGAAGGCCACAGGAATGAACATTTTAAAAATCAACACCAAATGTTACTGTCACTAACAAATGCATTCATGGGTTGTATCTCTACAATTCAATCAAAAAggcaaggcacactgggaaattaTTGGAGGTGTGGCTTAGTGGGGGCGTTACATTTAAGTATACCTTACTCAAAAAAACTGCATTTGTTTTACTCATATGAAGGTAGTACTGCTCACTTCAGCTATTTAAGTTTCTTAACTTATTTTTGTTTGGTTGTCATGGAAATTCTAGTCAGtaatgaggagagacaaggtcAATCACCAATCAGGATATTACTTCATTCAAaccttattaataagggagcataGAGTAATTGCTTCTACAATAATGAGGCTGGTCGACTCAACGCCCTTGAGTGTTGTGGCGAGTAGCTCTGACATACAAagtatgcaaaatatgttttctaGCAGATACACCCTCttagtctacatgacaaacaacagatgtatggaatgggtcacaaggtgagAAAGGGGTACCCCCCAGCCAGATAGCATTTGTTATGAAGACTGTTTTTATTGTACAGAGTTAGGCCCCTAAGATCTCGTCCCTGGTACTTCACAGTACAGAAACACCAACTCATTCTATGGAATAAATCAATTGTAAAGTCCTGAGGTGAGTGAGTCTCtgggtcatacactatcccaggataggtgcaacatcagagatgacgtacaatggttccagacactacCCCACACATCTTGTCTCAGACCTTATCTCCCCCAAGGCCAAAGGCGGAAGTGActggcgcacagacattgtggagacaagtaattgttCCCCATGAATCaagccatcccttcacatggtttagaataggtaaagacattcacacatgaagacaatgttccctcctgtcctcttacctttctgatattctgcatatcACCAGGGACATGTGATAGACAAGTGATAAGACAAGCCTAACTCCTACCCTCTCTGGACCCCAGGTGACTGAGGCCCATTTGAGGGctgaagtgcaactgccaacagggatacattctaataagtTCAACAGTTAAATtatataagcatattatgcagataagacattTTAATTATCTATATTACCGAGCTAATtatgattcatccaccacaagaTATTTGGTATCCTCAAAATGTTTGAGAAGCCAAAACTTATCTGGTTTTATAGTGCATGGTCCGATGttaccagggttgggtaggttactttctgtaatccgttacagttaactgttcaaaattgtaatcagtaatgtaacttttggattacccaaactcagtaacgtaatcagattactttccccttaaagtggcaatctgcagttgctacatacattttttcacTTAacaattaatgatatgtacccattgattcctgaagaatataacttaaatGCCCCATTAGCTTAGTTCAACTGATGTactccatcagaaccccaaaaatACGCTTGTAAATGTAgtgagtccttgcatccatagctcctgCATTCATTGCTCTGGACCACAATATCACAGAGGAGTTTAGAAGGGAACTTTTATTCCACAGGCTGGGATCTGCAAGATCACATTTCTCACTGGCGGTCCACTGGTCGCAGTTTAAACTTCGTACATTTAATACACCTatacatttgtgaacagccatccacaacaaccaaaaTCTGTAAATCGCTGATGAGAGAGAAGCAGTGTGATTCATGTAAATATCAATAGTAAGTCATCCGTATCGCCAGTACGCTACACCACTGCTCTATTCCATACCTCCAagcatttattcaagttggatgtATAATCTTTGAATGCTGACAGCAGTCACATCATTTGAAAACATActgtagcttggactgtagcctacaaaagcctattcctgctcttttcctgtGATCCATCAAAACACATTTGGTTTGTCATCATAGTTGTCTCTgatttgtggtcagactcgctcaggtggaacaaatttaAACTCAGCCATTTTTTTCAATGcttatttgaatgtcattgagaaaacaaaaAAGGTGTCAAAATATTTGGTTTTAGCAAACATCGTTTCTATttcatttaaaagtaatcctagaaGCAATCatatagtttttcaaaagtatctgtaatctgattacaatatttttgctggtaacataaTGGATTACCTTTTAGAATGTTTGTAATCAGTTACATGtgacggattacatgtaatctgttactccccaaccctaaaCGTTACACAGAGAAACCAAGGGTAATGAACAATAGCAAGGATACTCACATATGACTTAATAATGTAACGTGCAAATCACATTGCATTGATGTACACATGAATAAGACTATGAAAGAATCATGTGTATGTTTTAAAGAAAACATCTTGGCTGACATACTGTATAAACATCTTCGCTGACACCCTCCCTTCATTAGTGACCTAGCCGTCTGGCGCAGGTGAAAACCACACAGATGTATCCTCTGCATTTGCATTTGAATGTGTTTCAGTAACGAATGTCtcgcctttttttttttttcaacagatGACCAGCCCAGGAGAGcttagcagacagacagacagacagacagacagacagacaggtgtgtgggtgtgtcagaAGTCCTcaaaaggatagtaaaacaaggagaATCTGGAGAAGTGAGGACATTTTGCCTGTCCCCAAAAGGAAAAAGGCAATTTTTGGCTTGGGAGTTAGGGTTatagttatggttaggggttaaggttaggttaagaaTCAGGATTAGGATTATGATAAGGGTTACAGGCTGACTTCACCGCTCGCGTCGCATGCGCGaccgttgcaaaataaatgtagaaatctatattattcagcTATTGTGCGCGCTAACGAGCGTCTGCATTAccaagcgctaaaatagaaagtcagttctatttgtgacgcagattgtgctgcaagtcctgcctctcccatctcctcattggtttatagaagcaggtacccacgtgccatctcctcattggttatacccatgtgggtgactgaaagacgaacgaggtcggtggcagtaatgcacctaatttatgaaagttgccaatcgcaacaTAAAGTCCAGAGAAGGAAAAAgcctagaaggaggagagatgactagaaattaTTCGGTTGATTGTTTTATgtgtggagtagaggaccttgtgcatttcaggtaaaataacaactcaatgtttatatcccaggacaaattagctagcaacagcaatctagctaaataggacaaattagctagcaagtgcaagctagctagctaaattgccataaatgtttaatgcttttcgacctgtccccaaattaatgtaattggttcaaagtttgttttgatattttaacctgcgtgttgtgatcgcgcttggtgtggggggacaaaataaattcaTGCACGATGGTGCACGCGCACAGACGGTTTTTGTCTCGTgttaggtttagggaaaataggcTTTTGAataggaatcaattgtttggtccccacaaggatagtaaaacaaacgtgtgtgtgtgcatgatctGAGTGAGGGTAATGCGATGTTGTCAAGCACTTAGTCTGATCTTCCAGTAGCAACAGGAGTGAAACACAGTACCAAGGTCATGAAATCATTACCTTAATGGAGCTGGGCTTTCCATGTTGATGGATGGctgaagcgtgtgtgtgtgtgtgtgtgtgtgtgtgtgtgtgtgtgtgtgtgtgtgtgtgtgtgtgtgtgttgtgtgtgtgtgtgtatatatactgtatgtttgtgcgtgtgtgtgtgtgtttgtgtgtgtgtgtgtctcagccaGTATTGTGTCGAGACCACCTAAAGccagaccgagtcaagaccgagaccaggaaaatgcgagtccaattcaagaccatgattgttATTTTGTCAAATCAACACATAATAAGAGTtaaaaatgtccagtatttctgtgttcatatttcagaacaacatatggattctttagacattcagaataGTGAACAAATGCATGCTGAGGGGAAATAGAGCCTattattactaacccaaacacagtggggaacaatgggcCTTCTGCGCATTCAGAGAAGGGCTAAGGATTTATAAATTAATgattataataataatcaataattataATATTATTTTCAATAATGCTCTGATTTAATCTCTTCAGTTTTTGCTGTAAAGGAAAGGGTTAACACTGCTGGTTTCTGGGgagataaatctagctagctaagtcaaCCATTGGCTAGTCCATCAGAAGCTAGATAAAGGCATGTGCCATTCAAGTGTATTAGGGAAACATTTTGGAGTGAAAGTGGAATaaaccaatcacattttgacttaatgggtgggactgtttttcaaaaacttaAGGAAATTTCTGCCTTTTTGAAAGTCAACAGATCACTGCGTAATAGCGAGCAGTAGTTTTTCCATGgtcaagctagctagcttttgttgttGGTTAGTTTGCAGGAGGATGCTGCAGGTCaataactttcaacaagaagttaagtttcaaatcatcatctggtgagtggaactgtgtTTTATTGCAGAATGTTTGCTGTTGTTagccatctctttgaaaataacttatgtctgaaacattgttgcattttaagtgaaactgaaagcagtttagcaacatgaaatcttattaaaagcagttcatatacagtacactcccaggaagaatatgacactttaaaaacattttctgacaagcgacCACTTAAATATGgtaattttcacattttcataaattcatagaTTTTTTAGCAATGATgtatactaaggcatttgtgaaaattctatagcaacatagagtgggaaagcggccgtgcgtttggacaattaatagacactgcagtaaataaaaccaaataaaaccatctgtcttgtccaggaccagAGTATACACAGGCAGGTGCgcaatagccaatcagagctacagtaggcctttatacaAAAAAGCCATTTGTGacatgggcctgccatcattcactttgaactggactgtgtgtttacaggcagttacaACAGTgcaactttagatcattagaacgcattcactaaaagccacaaaatacacgtgaatggatttctgcaaatactgTATATAAACACCACAGGAGTCCTCTAACAATTGGGAattttacagtcctattgatcaaacaaccatgaaaaggtagtctctctctctctctctgatatgcacatcatcaacaacaaaaagatcaacaactaatgctagccagagcaagatgagcgaaatctaacgaaggaacattagataaaccctctcaaactttttcagctagcTGACCGTCAAAATTCCAATGATAAACAATGGGAAATTGTAGCCTCcttgtccttctgcagcttgcctgtcGATGCATTCTTGTccccaaccaagcacccaagctaactggctaaagttgtctagcttgctagctagctactttcaGACACCTCACTCTGACTATTTTACTCAtcgtagcagagctggttaggctgtttacatgttatctggAGCGTTCTTGACTAAAAATAACTCTTTTTTTGCCTTAGTTTATTGACACCGGTCATACACAGTGGATGTTGCGCGTTTGAAAattaatcagttattctgcgctctggcacactcagacaagagtgctctgaaatcagagtagatagccagagtgaatttgcaaacgcaagagatatgctaactggataacagtcgttcaagttcTTGCCAGCTatccaaatgacacctgcatctctagctgtgtatagccaccaaaaaacgatatgaggggaaaaagtcagtcactcacccactcctccaatggcatgaattcctcctagcagctagctagctatctacagtAACTAACGTGTTTTAGTTTGCTACAtaaacataaactcagcaaaaacagaaacatcctctcactgtcaactgtgtttattttcagcaaactcaacatgtgtaaatatttgcatgaacataacaagattcaacaactgagagataaactgaacaagttccacagacaagtgactaacagaaattgaataatgcgcccctgaacaaaggggggtcaaaatcaagagtaacagtcagtatctggtgtggccaccagctgcattaagtactgcagtgcatctcctcctcatggactgcaccagatttgccagttcttgctgctcttccaccaaggcacctgcaagttcccagacatttctggggggaatggccctagccctcaccctccattccaacaggtcccaggcgtgctcaatggaattgagatccgggctcttcgctggccatggcagaacactgacattcctgtcttgcaggaaatcaggcacagaacgagcagtatggctcgtggcattgtcatgctggagggtcatgtcaggatgagcctgcaggaagggtaccacacgagggagaaggatgtcttccctgtaacgcacagtgttgagattgcatGCAAtggcaacaagctcagtctgatgatgctgtgacacaccgcctcagaccatgacggaccctcgacctccaaatcgatcccgctccagagtacaggcctcgatgtAACACTCATTCTGACCatcaccatcacccctggtgagacaatacgtgactcgtcagtgaagagcactttttgccagtcctgtctggtccagcgacggtgggtttgtgcccataggcgacgttgttgccggtgatgtctggtgaggacctgccttacaacaggcttacaagccctcagtcaattctctctcagcctattgcggacagtctgatcactgatggagggattgtgcgttcctggtgtaacttgggcagttgttgttgccatcctgtaccggtcccgcaggtgtgatatttggatgtatcgatcctgtgcaggtgttgttacacttggtctgccactgcgaggacgatcagctgtccgtcctgtctccctgtagcgctgtcttaggcatctcacagtacggacattgcaatttatttccctggccacatatgcagtcctcatgcctccttgaagcatgcctaaggcacgttcatgcagatgagcaaggaccttgggcatctttcttttgatgtttttcagacacctttagtgtcctaagttttcataactgtgaccttaatttcctaccgtctataagctgttagtgtcttaacgaccgttccacaggtgcatgttcattaattgtttatggttcattgaacaagcatgggaaacagtgtttaaaccctttagaaTGAaagtctgtgaagttatttggatttttccgaattatctttgaatgacagggtcctgaaaaaggggcgtttctttttttgctgagtttatatgctagcctattagccacgttttgactgacttgtgatcattgatTGTATTAGCCTTAGTTACATTTGTCAAtttttgtccagaatattgagtcattgaaactgaaacagtgcatcctgaATAGAAGCAGTATGTACCaagccagctgtgatttacaacctgatagcaacaTTTTTGAGATTACCAAGACatttattggtgaattatatttgtcatgcattgaactgcatccatctattctgccaacaatgccttagtgtacgtcatggaactttgagtcaaatataacctatttttaaagcttcttataaagttggttttgtagcataaactgggaatttgatatttgTGACtgatgattgtctgtttgtttcatatctgcatagttgttaaaacactgtcagttccactttaaactattatatatattattatatatatatatatatatatatatatatatatatatatatatatatatatatatatatatatatatatatatataatagtttAATTGCTAGTTAGTCTTAtctcatcgctacaactcccgtacggactcgggagaggcaaaggttgagagaCAAGCGTCCtcagaaacacgaccctgccaagccacactgtttCTTGActcactgctcgcttaacccagaagccagccggaCCAacatgtcggaggaaacaccatccaactggcaaccgtgtcagcgtgcaggcgccaggcccgccacaggagCCGTTAGAacatgatgggacaaggacatcccggccggccaaaccctcccctaaaccagACGACGCTCAGCCAATTGTGCGATgcttcatgggtctcccggtcgcggccggctgcgacataacctgggattgaacccggatCTGTGgtggcgcctctagcactgcgatgcattgccttagaccgctgcgctactcaGGAGGCCGTCCACTTTAAACTTTAGTTCACTGGTTACTTTGTGAGCTAAaagtgaaatgtgttttttgcaatggtaagtaatagttgtacatttAGATTGGGAAATAgttaatggttgtgtttttgtactcttatgattgggacctactggcttattatgtTGAGGTTTATGGACTGCTTATCCTTTAACATCACGCTgtgtgtgactgttgtctttccatcggccctatgcagtggtgtagtggtgcctggagaagtgggtatactctaatTTTTTTGTTTGTCTTTCTATAGATTTTTCAgattttcaaaaaatgttgatggtctaagtccacaacaatgcttaaaccacatcaattTGATTGGGTGGGGGTGTaaaggcctggctccccagtgggtgggcctctaTCCACCCAGGCCCATCCATGTCTACGCCCCTGAGGCAAACAGTGCATCAGGACAATTGCGCatcacaaatagcctactaaTCAACACTATGGACTAaactttttcaatacctggttGCATATCCATTGTtgccttagttagcatttactggtagatacCATCAATTGAAATGTCTTTCCTACCCTACCGGCTgtctaaataaatttgattgattgtctGCGTCTTACCCGTGTATCTCCCTCCGGTGCTGCAGGGTCAGTCATCCAAGATCCGAACCTGGATCCAGACGTCTTGATGGTGACAGGATCGCTGATGCCCGTCAACTTCCCACATGCTGTGAAGGAATAACGGACATAGAAATACCTCTCATAGACACAACATATACTTCTCATAGAGTCAGCATTCAAGGGCACATCTGTATGATTTATATTGTCTCGCGTGCTGTAATAAAGAAAGCACGTTGTACTtgcacattataacattatttacAAAACATGCCCCTGTAGCCTTCATTCACAAAAGGAGAATGGAATGTGTGTATTTtattgctgtgtgtgtctatgttggTTCCTCCATCTGTCTGCCATCTTGAGAGAATAAAGGTACTGTAATGGTCTTTGTTATTCTGTGcttatgtttgtgtctgtgtttgtgtctgagggatggagagagagatttcaTTGTTATTCAAGTTGTGTAGGATTGTGCTGTTGCTCCTGCTTCTATTTGTTCCAAGCTGTGTGAGCTGAGCATATCGTTAATAAGGCTTGATTGAGGTGTTAATGTGAAGTTGACATATCTGAACGCTCGGCTGTGCCTCCCTCCCCGATGACAGCCAGGTAGTTGGACTAATGGGCTGTTATTTTGAAACAGATGTGGAACAACCTCGATTCTGTGGTTAGATCTTAATGTCAGCTAACGAGCAAACAGCTCAAACACACTGACATTAATGTTCCTTAATTTGAAAGGCAATATTTTGTTAAATTGACTTAACACTTTGTTTTGACGAGGCAAAGGTGAATTCGATATTTTATTTTAATGAGTTTATTTATATCACTGAACTTGTTTTGTATGCTAATGGGTAAAAAATCTATACATTTAAAAGGTCTCATTTTCTCTCAacatctttatttttgctatCTGGTCCCAT
It encodes:
- the LOC106562961 gene encoding noelin isoform X3; the protein is MGCIRGCTAANLNEWNISVIKGVLPANPEESWQVYSSAQDSEGRCVCTVVAPQQSMCSRDARTKQLRQLLEKVQNMTQSIQVLDQRTQRDLQYVEKMEVQLRGLETKFRQVEENHKQNIAKQYKAIKAKMEELRPLIPVLEEYKADAKLVLQFKEEVQNLTSVLSELQEEMGAYDYEELHTRVSNLEERLRACMQKLACGKLTGISDPVTIKTSGSRFGSWMTDPAAPEGDTRVWYMDGYHNNRFVREYKSMADFMTTDNFTSHRLPHPWSGTGQVVYNGSIYFNKFQSHVIIKFDFKTSTISKSRQLDNAGYNNMYHYAWGGHSDIDLMVDEGGLWAVYATNQNAGNIVISKLNPSTLQIIKSWTTNHPKRSAGEAFMICGTLYVTNGYSGGTKVYYAYSTNSSTYEYIDIAFQNKYSHISMLDYNPRDRALYAWNNGHQVLYNVTLFHVISSQEL
- the LOC106562961 gene encoding noelin isoform X1 encodes the protein MSVPLLKIGVVLSTMAMITNWMSQTLPSLVGLNTTKITAERAGYPDRSTGVLPANPEESWQVYSSAQDSEGRCVCTVVAPQQSMCSRDARTKQLRQLLEKVQNMTQSIQVLDQRTQRDLQYVEKMEVQLRGLETKFRQVEENHKQNIAKQYKAIKAKMEELRPLIPVLEEYKADAKLVLQFKEEVQNLTSVLSELQEEMGAYDYEELHTRVSNLEERLRACMQKLACGKLTGISDPVTIKTSGSRFGSWMTDPAAPEGDTRVWYMDGYHNNRFVREYKSMADFMTTDNFTSHRLPHPWSGTGQVVYNGSIYFNKFQSHVIIKFDFKTSTISKSRQLDNAGYNNMYHYAWGGHSDIDLMVDEGGLWAVYATNQNAGNIVISKLNPSTLQIIKSWTTNHPKRSAGEAFMICGTLYVTNGYSGGTKVYYAYSTNSSTYEYIDIAFQNKYSHISMLDYNPRDRALYAWNNGHQVLYNVTLFHVISSQEL
- the LOC106562961 gene encoding noelin isoform X2; this translates as MQPSSKILSLIVLVLMGTELTQVLPANPEESWQVYSSAQDSEGRCVCTVVAPQQSMCSRDARTKQLRQLLEKVQNMTQSIQVLDQRTQRDLQYVEKMEVQLRGLETKFRQVEENHKQNIAKQYKAIKAKMEELRPLIPVLEEYKADAKLVLQFKEEVQNLTSVLSELQEEMGAYDYEELHTRVSNLEERLRACMQKLACGKLTGISDPVTIKTSGSRFGSWMTDPAAPEGDTRVWYMDGYHNNRFVREYKSMADFMTTDNFTSHRLPHPWSGTGQVVYNGSIYFNKFQSHVIIKFDFKTSTISKSRQLDNAGYNNMYHYAWGGHSDIDLMVDEGGLWAVYATNQNAGNIVISKLNPSTLQIIKSWTTNHPKRSAGEAFMICGTLYVTNGYSGGTKVYYAYSTNSSTYEYIDIAFQNKYSHISMLDYNPRDRALYAWNNGHQVLYNVTLFHVISSQEL